The following proteins are co-located in the Cyanobacterium sp. T60_A2020_053 genome:
- a CDS encoding DnaJ domain-containing protein, producing the protein MAHIDKYYKILGVDINADLDQVKKAYRQLAKKYHPDYAEQSPQQQREAEAKFQEITNAYDHIKANLENNGSIETEIFIDSTKESKADLFYRLGALEAEDEHWQEAIFYFTKAIKINPDFLNAYYYRAAVLEKQGFEIRARADLATAENIKYRKENISFVDENIETVKENNYSVKENIETVKENNYSVKENIETVKENNYSVKENIETVKENNYSVQENIETMEENNYSVQENIEIVEENNSFMGNYEDNMVVRKGRKYQRPSPLPRQYRVNNYNNPISKKNTSLYQWQILIPVMLILSFAFAVARLGNDSQNNNRNSSQIDNLALNFFIN; encoded by the coding sequence ATGGCACATATTGATAAGTATTATAAAATTTTGGGGGTGGATATTAATGCTGACCTAGATCAAGTTAAAAAGGCTTATCGTCAGTTAGCGAAAAAATATCACCCTGATTATGCAGAGCAAAGTCCTCAGCAACAAAGGGAAGCTGAAGCGAAATTTCAAGAGATTACTAATGCTTATGATCACATTAAAGCTAATTTAGAAAATAACGGTTCTATAGAAACAGAAATTTTTATTGATTCGACGAAGGAAAGTAAGGCTGATTTATTTTATCGGTTAGGGGCGCTGGAAGCGGAAGATGAACATTGGCAGGAAGCGATTTTTTATTTTACGAAAGCTATTAAAATTAATCCTGATTTTCTAAATGCTTATTATTATCGCGCCGCAGTTTTGGAAAAACAAGGTTTTGAGATACGCGCTAGGGCAGATTTAGCTACTGCTGAAAATATTAAATACAGAAAGGAGAATATTTCTTTTGTTGATGAAAACATCGAAACGGTGAAAGAAAATAATTATTCTGTAAAGGAAAACATCGAAACGGTGAAAGAAAATAATTATTCTGTAAAGGAAAACATCGAAACGGTGAAAGAAAATAATTATTCTGTAAAGGAAAACATCGAAACGGTGAAAGAAAATAATTATTCTGTACAGGAAAATATCGAAACGATGGAAGAAAATAATTATTCTGTACAGGAAAATATCGAAATAGTGGAAGAAAATAACTCTTTTATGGGTAACTATGAAGATAATATGGTAGTGCGTAAAGGGAGAAAATACCAGCGCCCTTCACCGTTACCCCGTCAGTATCGTGTCAATAACTATAATAATCCAATCTCCAAGAAAAATACTTCTCTCTACCAATGGCAAATATTAATTCCTGTGATGTTAATTCTTTCTTTTGCCTTTGCCGTAGCTAGATTAGGTAATGATTCTCAAAATAATAACCGTAACTCCTCTCAAATTGATAATTTGGCTTTAAACTTTTTTATAAACTAA